A stretch of the Candidatus Polarisedimenticolia bacterium genome encodes the following:
- a CDS encoding M1 family metallopeptidase: protein MIVPSLRQGFTEAARQYRITLVLYLANLVAAAFLAAPVAVLIDKTLGRSASGLDLAFTFRLESIVDFLFANHAALAAHDRVLGFGALLFVVLSALLTGGVIDSLKTSPRSPFLPRFLGGCGRFAFRYLRLIPYLAAALWGVYWVNRGLNRLIVLLYDQSDHEIAAFWVMRGKQGLILVLLLLLAAVFDLARILTAFENRTHMVGALLTSAGFVARHAGSILALYATLMALGLGLLVPYVAAGHAVLPPGSIVLLAVTQQLVMLLRHYLRVASFASLMARYRGATGAAAMEPGEAPAAAAPGATATGMMALLVLGLLPVAAFAGPRAEAVVPAGASAPLSLRVVDYDIEATLDPDRRLVRGRETISYRNATRTVMRDLQFHLYPNAFSNTHSTYMRGIPWSDDAARGRVERLGREQSWGSMTVTTLRLAGGADLTRQATIQDTVMGVPLPQPVAPGESVRVEVAWETVLPRTFHRMGRWGDHFDVMQWFPKLAVFDASGWKIYPFSRYSEFFADFGTYRVTLTVPREYVVEATGVPDAPRGGPDGTRTVTYRAQDVHDFAWIADRNALVARDTYAGGPYASSPVEILYVHQPYRRRMAPLILETVKQGLRYYGDHFMPYPYPRIVVDDLPMGLGGGMEYPMLFTTSMAWFLPRLYTAPQEVTLHEFGHQYWYGIVATNEFEEPWLDEGINSFVTRLLMEQEYAPRPGSTSDGLAAYVGARILGEGLELDLGRFTLDLDQLLGFRATPFRPVEGGFLGYPVGPFALDLPGLGDGGLLGSKEAYAGVARDNAIVTPSWGFRPGSYTDTVYSKTDVALETVRRVLGGEVLQEVLRDYVRRFRFTHPSSDDFFLVLKDAAARARSGLDMAPYIDQLFYGTGTLDFAVDSLRSREVRAPRGLLPPARAGEEAIDRRAESPEGGPKAYETEVIVARRGEVVLPVDVVVRFENGEEVRETWDGRATWRRFTYERTVRVERATIDPTGLYAIDLDRNNNSLTLDPHEGAIAPLALHWLFWVQNLLHLASSLV, encoded by the coding sequence GTGATCGTCCCTTCTCTGCGGCAGGGATTCACCGAGGCGGCCCGGCAGTACCGCATCACCCTGGTCCTCTACCTGGCCAACCTGGTGGCCGCGGCGTTCCTGGCCGCGCCGGTGGCGGTGCTCATCGACAAGACTCTCGGCCGGAGCGCCAGCGGCCTCGACCTGGCCTTCACCTTCCGCCTCGAGTCGATCGTCGATTTCCTGTTCGCGAACCATGCGGCGCTCGCCGCCCATGACCGGGTGCTCGGTTTCGGGGCGCTGCTCTTCGTGGTCCTGTCGGCCCTCTTGACCGGCGGGGTCATCGACTCGCTGAAGACCTCCCCCCGGTCTCCCTTCCTGCCGCGCTTCCTGGGAGGATGCGGGCGCTTCGCGTTTCGGTATCTGCGGCTCATCCCCTACCTCGCGGCGGCGCTCTGGGGCGTGTACTGGGTCAATCGAGGTCTCAACCGGCTGATCGTCCTTCTGTACGATCAGTCGGACCATGAGATCGCCGCCTTCTGGGTCATGCGCGGCAAGCAGGGGCTGATCCTCGTTCTCCTCCTCCTCCTCGCGGCGGTCTTCGACCTGGCGCGCATCCTGACCGCGTTCGAGAACCGCACCCACATGGTCGGCGCGCTCCTGACCTCGGCAGGCTTCGTGGCGCGCCACGCCGGTTCCATCCTCGCCCTCTACGCCACACTCATGGCCCTGGGTCTCGGCCTTCTGGTTCCCTACGTCGCGGCGGGGCACGCGGTCCTGCCGCCCGGATCGATCGTCCTGCTCGCCGTCACGCAGCAGCTCGTGATGCTGCTGCGCCACTACCTGAGGGTCGCTTCCTTCGCCTCGCTCATGGCGCGCTACCGGGGGGCGACCGGCGCCGCGGCCATGGAGCCCGGGGAGGCGCCGGCCGCTGCGGCTCCCGGGGCGACGGCGACCGGGATGATGGCCCTGCTCGTCCTCGGGCTCCTGCCCGTCGCGGCGTTCGCCGGACCGCGGGCCGAGGCCGTCGTTCCCGCGGGGGCGTCCGCGCCGCTCAGCCTCCGGGTCGTGGACTACGACATCGAGGCGACCCTCGATCCGGATCGCCGGCTGGTGCGCGGGCGCGAGACGATCAGCTATCGCAACGCCACGCGGACCGTCATGAGGGATCTCCAGTTCCATCTCTATCCAAACGCCTTCTCGAACACCCACAGCACGTACATGCGCGGCATTCCCTGGTCGGACGATGCCGCGCGCGGCCGGGTCGAGCGCCTCGGGCGCGAACAGTCGTGGGGGTCGATGACCGTGACCACGCTCCGCCTGGCCGGCGGCGCCGACCTGACGCGGCAGGCGACGATTCAGGACACGGTGATGGGCGTGCCGCTGCCGCAGCCCGTCGCGCCCGGCGAATCGGTGCGGGTCGAGGTCGCGTGGGAGACCGTGCTCCCGAGGACCTTCCATCGGATGGGCCGCTGGGGCGACCATTTCGATGTCATGCAGTGGTTCCCGAAGCTGGCCGTCTTCGACGCCTCGGGCTGGAAGATCTATCCCTTCTCCCGCTACTCGGAGTTCTTCGCCGACTTCGGCACCTACCGCGTGACCCTGACCGTTCCCCGCGAGTACGTCGTCGAGGCGACCGGCGTGCCGGACGCACCGCGCGGCGGTCCGGACGGCACGCGCACCGTGACCTACCGCGCCCAGGACGTCCACGATTTCGCCTGGATCGCCGACCGGAACGCCCTGGTGGCGAGGGACACGTACGCCGGGGGACCCTACGCCTCGTCTCCCGTCGAGATCCTCTATGTGCACCAGCCGTATCGGCGCCGCATGGCCCCCTTGATCCTCGAGACGGTGAAGCAGGGGCTGCGCTACTACGGCGATCACTTCATGCCGTACCCCTACCCCCGCATCGTGGTGGACGACCTGCCGATGGGTCTCGGCGGGGGCATGGAATACCCGATGCTCTTCACCACCTCGATGGCCTGGTTCCTGCCGCGCCTCTACACGGCGCCCCAGGAAGTCACGCTGCACGAGTTCGGGCATCAGTACTGGTATGGCATCGTCGCCACGAACGAATTCGAAGAGCCGTGGCTGGACGAGGGGATCAACTCCTTCGTCACCCGCCTGCTCATGGAGCAGGAGTACGCGCCGCGACCGGGCAGCACGTCCGACGGGCTGGCGGCGTACGTCGGCGCGCGCATTCTTGGCGAAGGACTGGAGCTCGACCTCGGCCGCTTCACGCTCGACCTCGATCAGCTGCTGGGATTCCGCGCCACGCCGTTCCGTCCGGTCGAGGGGGGATTCCTCGGCTACCCGGTCGGCCCGTTCGCCCTGGATCTCCCGGGATTGGGGGACGGGGGCCTCCTGGGCAGCAAGGAGGCGTACGCCGGCGTGGCCAGGGACAATGCGATCGTCACTCCGTCGTGGGGCTTCCGTCCCGGCTCGTACACCGACACGGTCTACAGCAAGACCGACGTCGCCCTCGAGACCGTGCGGCGCGTCCTGGGGGGAGAGGTCCTTCAGGAAGTATTGCGCGACTACGTCCGGCGCTTCCGCTTCACGCATCCGTCGAGCGACGACTTCTTCCTCGTCCTGAAGGACGCCGCCGCCCGGGCCCGGTCCGGGCTCGACATGGCCCCCTACATCGATCAGCTCTTCTACGGCACCGGCACGCTCGACTTCGCGGTCGACTCGTTGCGCAGCCGCGAGGTTCGCGCGCCGCGCGGTCTTCTGCCTCCGGCCCGCGCGGGCGAGGAGGCGATCGACCGCCGGGCGGAGTCGCCGGAGGGAGGTCCGAAGGCTTACGAAACCGAGGTGATCGTGGCGCGCCGGGGCGAGGTCGTCCTGCCCGTCGACGTGGTGGTGCGCTTCGAGAATGGCGAGGAGGTGCGGGAGACGTGGGACGGTCGCGCCACGTGGAGGCGCTTCACCTACGAGAGGACCGTGCGCGTGGAGAGGGCGACGATCGATCCGACGGGGCTGTATGCCATCGACCTCGACCGCAACAACAATTCCCTGACGCTCGATCCGCACGAAGGCGCCATCGCGCCGCTCGCGCTGCACTGGCTCTTCTGGGTGCAGAACCTCCTGCACCTGGCATCGTCCCTGGTCTAG
- the sat gene encoding sulfate adenylyltransferase: MKDDKGVVTEAAAPRRAARSGPTPVGGTLVDRVLTGTARDRARDLAPRLPRLTLTLDQIVTLEMIATGVLSPLQGYPGSEDYASILDRGRLADGTPWTLPPTLAPADEDGRRVVDRLKEGDAVALVDQAGAPVAILHLQEQYGFDKNERAQKLFGTTERRHPGVDAIFRRLGDVSLAGPIDLIDKTHWGPFEKHRLEPKDAWRLFHEVRGWNTVVAFQTANPLHRGHEHLQKCALEIFDGLFIHPVVETTRRAYFRNEFRIQAYEVALREYFPADRVAMAPLRITMQYAGPREAILHALIRRNFGCTHFIVGRDHAGFGNFYDPYASQQIFSDYGRDELGIEPIFFRESFYCTRCGAVASEKTCPHGREQHITMSGTGVQDILRYGFLPPKEVLRPEVGQVILQGIQPKGKGPDGHAIKPVGETIKGLFPSYLTHTRLGGPKRPQPLDPKSLNARDLEAALRDTRDNASRVYERVYETFATLFDIERGASSTLVDEARRKAIAIQEELIRALEQKLEIATESVEDPYMYQDRDEVARELEVARRILGELRGGGDGDFRARVWNQRPYEDYRS, encoded by the coding sequence ATGAAGGACGACAAGGGGGTTGTCACGGAGGCCGCCGCTCCGCGCCGGGCGGCCCGTTCGGGTCCCACGCCGGTGGGCGGGACGCTCGTCGACCGCGTGCTCACGGGGACGGCGAGAGATCGGGCCAGGGACCTGGCTCCCCGGCTTCCCAGGCTGACCCTGACCCTGGACCAGATCGTCACCCTGGAGATGATCGCGACCGGCGTCCTGAGCCCGCTGCAGGGGTACCCCGGGAGCGAGGACTACGCCTCGATCCTGGACCGCGGGAGGCTCGCCGACGGCACGCCCTGGACGCTGCCTCCGACGCTCGCGCCGGCCGATGAAGACGGCCGCCGCGTGGTGGACCGCCTCAAGGAGGGGGACGCCGTCGCCCTGGTGGACCAGGCCGGGGCCCCCGTGGCCATCCTGCATCTTCAGGAACAATACGGCTTCGACAAGAACGAGCGGGCGCAGAAGCTGTTCGGGACCACCGAGAGGCGGCACCCCGGAGTGGACGCGATCTTCCGCCGGCTCGGGGACGTGTCGCTCGCCGGGCCCATCGATCTCATCGACAAGACGCACTGGGGCCCGTTCGAGAAGCACCGGCTGGAACCGAAGGACGCCTGGCGCCTGTTCCATGAGGTGCGCGGCTGGAACACGGTGGTGGCCTTCCAGACGGCCAACCCGCTGCACCGGGGCCACGAGCATCTGCAGAAGTGCGCCCTGGAGATCTTCGACGGCCTGTTCATCCACCCGGTCGTCGAAACGACCCGGCGCGCCTATTTTCGCAACGAGTTCCGCATCCAGGCGTACGAGGTGGCGCTGCGCGAGTACTTCCCCGCCGACCGCGTGGCGATGGCCCCCCTGCGCATCACCATGCAGTACGCCGGACCGCGCGAGGCGATCCTGCACGCGCTCATCCGCCGCAATTTCGGCTGCACGCACTTCATCGTCGGACGGGATCATGCCGGCTTCGGGAACTTCTACGATCCGTACGCGTCGCAGCAGATCTTCTCGGACTACGGTCGCGACGAGCTCGGTATCGAGCCGATCTTCTTCCGCGAGTCGTTCTACTGCACGCGCTGCGGCGCCGTGGCCTCGGAGAAGACCTGCCCCCATGGACGCGAGCAGCACATCACCATGAGCGGCACCGGCGTGCAGGACATCCTGCGCTACGGCTTCCTCCCGCCCAAGGAGGTCCTGAGGCCCGAGGTCGGGCAGGTGATCCTTCAGGGAATCCAGCCGAAGGGGAAAGGCCCGGACGGACACGCCATCAAACCGGTGGGCGAGACCATCAAGGGGCTGTTCCCCTCCTACCTCACGCACACCCGGCTCGGGGGTCCGAAGCGCCCGCAGCCGCTCGATCCGAAGTCCCTCAACGCGCGCGACCTCGAGGCGGCGCTGCGGGACACGCGCGACAACGCCTCGCGCGTCTACGAGCGAGTCTACGAGACGTTCGCCACGCTGTTCGACATCGAGCGCGGCGCCAGCTCGACCCTGGTCGACGAGGCGCGCCGCAAGGCGATCGCCATCCAGGAAGAGCTGATCCGGGCGCTGGAGCAGAAGCTTGAAATCGCGACCGAATCGGTCGAGGATCCGTACATGTACCAGGACCGGGACGAGGTCGCGCGCGAGCTCGAGGTGGCGCGCCGCATCCTCGGCGAGCTGCGGGGGGGCGGCGACGGGGATTTCAGGGCGCGCGTCTGGAACCAGCGCCCCTACGAGGATTACCGGAGCTGA
- a CDS encoding glycerophosphodiester phosphodiesterase family protein encodes MSRASPLRIAHRGASAHAPENTLAAFKEAIRLGADLIECDVHLSADDVPVIIHDDTVERTTNGRGTVAALACARLRRLDAGAWFSPRFKGERIPTLEEALECARGRCGLNIEIKGPSGRRGSGSSASRAAAGSSGVARAVARALRRTGFREPVIVSSFSAAALLAARAHMPHVRLGHLASRSLRGLRAAHRRLGLYAVHPHVRLAASRRVRLAHRLGLVVLFWTVNDVPLMRRLLALGSDGLMTDDPALFQELG; translated from the coding sequence TTGAGCAGGGCCTCTCCCCTGCGCATCGCCCACCGCGGCGCCTCCGCGCACGCACCCGAGAACACCCTGGCCGCGTTCAAGGAGGCGATCCGGCTGGGCGCCGATCTCATCGAGTGCGACGTCCACCTGAGCGCCGATGACGTGCCGGTGATCATCCACGACGACACGGTGGAGCGGACGACCAACGGGCGGGGGACCGTCGCGGCCCTCGCCTGCGCCCGGCTGCGGCGTCTCGACGCCGGGGCCTGGTTCTCCCCCCGCTTCAAGGGCGAGCGCATCCCGACCCTCGAAGAGGCGCTGGAGTGCGCGCGCGGCCGGTGCGGCCTGAACATCGAGATCAAGGGACCGTCCGGTCGCCGCGGATCGGGATCCTCGGCCTCACGGGCCGCGGCCGGATCGTCCGGCGTGGCGCGCGCCGTGGCGCGCGCGCTGCGGCGCACCGGCTTCAGGGAGCCGGTCATCGTTTCCTCCTTCTCGGCGGCCGCGCTTCTGGCCGCACGCGCCCACATGCCGCACGTCCGGCTCGGCCACCTGGCCTCGCGATCGCTCCGCGGCCTGCGCGCGGCCCACCGAAGGCTCGGACTCTACGCCGTGCACCCGCACGTCCGTCTTGCCGCGTCGCGCCGCGTCCGCCTGGCCCACCGCCTCGGCCTGGTGGTCCTGTTCTGGACGGTGAACGATGTTCCCCTGATGCGGCGCCTCCTGGCCCTCGGCTCTGACGGGCTGATGACCGACGACCCCGCGCTCTTCCAGGAGCTGGGCTGA
- a CDS encoding polymer-forming cytoskeletal protein has product MWDKRDTIGRPNESPVNPVYTPDPGKGGRIVNIGPSIMIKGELQGNEDLTIDGQVEGKIELRDHNLTIGPNGKIKADLHANTIVIAGDVQGSVHAKERVEIAPTGRLTGDIASPRITIADGAHFKGSVDMERAETSRKAVAPGKSEEVRRIPEMKDDLKIQGTRL; this is encoded by the coding sequence ATGTGGGACAAGAGGGACACCATCGGTCGCCCGAACGAGTCGCCAGTCAATCCGGTCTATACACCCGACCCGGGGAAGGGAGGCCGCATCGTGAATATCGGTCCATCGATCATGATCAAGGGCGAACTGCAGGGTAACGAAGACCTCACCATCGACGGGCAGGTCGAGGGGAAGATCGAGCTTCGCGATCACAACCTGACCATCGGACCGAACGGCAAGATCAAGGCCGACCTCCACGCCAACACCATCGTGATCGCCGGCGACGTGCAGGGCAGCGTCCACGCCAAGGAGCGGGTCGAGATCGCCCCGACCGGCCGCCTCACCGGCGACATCGCCTCCCCGCGCATCACCATCGCGGACGGCGCCCATTTCAAGGGAAGCGTCGACATGGAACGCGCCGAGACGTCGCGCAAGGCCGTGGCGCCCGGCAAGTCCGAGGAAGTCCGCCGCATCCCCGAAATGAAGGACGACCTCAAGATCCAGGGCACCCGCCTGTAG
- the typA gene encoding translational GTPase TypA — MHGHARRGDIRNLAIIAHVDHGKTTLVDRLLQQTGTFRANERLIDRVMDSNDLERERGITILAKNTSIRHRGVKINIVDTPGHADFGGEVERILGMVDCALLLVDAAEGPLPQTRFVLKKALELGMRPIVVINKIDRSDARPHEVLDEVFQLMLNLGAADEQLDFPHVYTSAKLGYARLELDHQDTDVRPLLDLILDRVPGPPGDDAAPLQLQIATLDYNDYVGRIAIGRIYRGRIRLGDPISILKLDSTVQTWKVTRLETFEGLKRTGVEEAAAGEIVAVAGIPDIQIGETLADPNTPDALPPIRVDEPTISMEFSVNDSPFAGQDGRFVTSRHLRERLFKEARNNVALRVEESGSLDALKVSGRGELHLAIVAETIRREGHEFQLSRPQVILRRDGAGRPLEPIEYLVLDLDEAYRGCVMEMLGGRRAELSDMGGVGTGRVRLEFTVPARGLLGFRREFLTETRGTGIMSHVFHEYGPFRGDIPTRTRGALVVKEPGTTVTFALHNLEDRGTLFLGPGVPVYEGMIIGEHSRDNDLVVNPCKKKHLSNMRASGSDDTVRLTPPRTMSLEDCIEFLSDDELVEVTPKTIRLRKRLLGAHDRKREEKAAGEAQAS, encoded by the coding sequence GTGCACGGACACGCCCGGCGCGGCGACATCCGCAACCTCGCCATCATCGCCCACGTCGACCACGGCAAGACGACGCTGGTCGACCGCCTGCTGCAGCAGACCGGGACCTTCCGCGCCAACGAGCGGCTGATCGACCGCGTCATGGACAGCAACGACCTGGAGCGCGAGCGCGGCATCACCATCCTGGCCAAGAACACCTCCATCCGCCACCGCGGCGTGAAGATCAACATCGTCGACACGCCCGGACACGCCGATTTCGGAGGCGAGGTCGAGCGCATCCTCGGGATGGTCGACTGCGCCCTCCTGCTCGTGGACGCGGCCGAGGGGCCGCTGCCGCAGACGCGCTTCGTCCTGAAGAAGGCCCTCGAGCTCGGCATGCGGCCGATCGTCGTGATCAACAAGATCGATCGCTCCGACGCGCGTCCGCACGAGGTGCTCGACGAGGTGTTCCAGCTGATGCTCAATCTCGGCGCGGCGGACGAGCAGCTCGACTTCCCGCACGTCTATACCTCGGCGAAGCTGGGGTACGCACGTCTCGAGCTGGATCACCAGGACACCGACGTGCGCCCGCTCCTCGACCTGATCCTCGACCGGGTGCCGGGCCCGCCGGGCGACGACGCCGCACCGCTGCAGCTGCAGATCGCGACCTTGGACTACAACGACTACGTCGGCCGCATCGCCATCGGGCGCATCTACCGCGGCCGGATCCGGCTGGGCGATCCGATCTCCATCCTGAAGCTCGACTCCACCGTGCAGACCTGGAAGGTGACGCGGCTGGAGACCTTCGAGGGCCTCAAGCGGACGGGCGTCGAGGAGGCCGCGGCGGGCGAGATCGTCGCGGTCGCCGGCATCCCGGACATCCAGATCGGCGAGACCCTCGCCGATCCGAACACGCCCGACGCCCTGCCGCCGATCCGGGTGGACGAGCCGACCATCTCGATGGAGTTCTCGGTCAACGATTCGCCGTTCGCCGGGCAGGACGGCCGCTTCGTCACGTCAAGACACCTGCGCGAGCGCCTGTTCAAGGAGGCGCGGAACAACGTGGCCCTGCGCGTGGAGGAGAGCGGTTCGCTCGACGCGCTCAAGGTCTCGGGGCGCGGCGAGCTCCACCTGGCCATCGTCGCCGAGACGATCCGCCGGGAGGGGCACGAGTTCCAGCTGTCGCGTCCCCAGGTGATCCTGCGCCGGGACGGCGCGGGCCGCCCGCTCGAGCCGATCGAGTACCTGGTGCTCGACCTCGACGAGGCGTACCGCGGCTGCGTCATGGAGATGCTCGGCGGGCGGCGCGCCGAGCTTTCTGACATGGGTGGGGTCGGCACCGGCCGCGTCCGTCTCGAGTTCACCGTCCCGGCCCGCGGGCTCCTGGGGTTCCGCCGGGAGTTCCTCACCGAGACGCGCGGCACCGGCATCATGTCGCACGTGTTCCACGAGTACGGGCCGTTCCGCGGCGACATCCCGACGCGCACCCGCGGCGCGCTCGTCGTGAAGGAACCCGGGACCACGGTGACCTTCGCGCTCCACAACCTGGAGGACCGGGGGACGCTCTTCCTCGGCCCGGGCGTGCCGGTCTACGAAGGGATGATCATCGGCGAGCACTCGCGCGACAACGACCTGGTGGTCAACCCCTGCAAGAAGAAGCACCTGTCCAACATGCGCGCCTCGGGGTCGGATGACACCGTCCGCCTGACGCCGCCGCGCACCATGTCGCTCGAGGACTGCATCGAGTTCCTGTCCGACGACGAGCTGGTCGAGGTCACGCCGAAGACCATCCGCCTGCGCAAGCGGCTGCTCGGGGCGCACGACCGCAAGCGCGAGGAGAAGGCAGCCGGCGAGGCCCAGGCCTCTTGA
- a CDS encoding class I SAM-dependent methyltransferase — MLHLFRKSGSRDGSPIDGSEGPIVASHILPKFLKRLRPMEKPRLLDLGRLCGVNIEFFAQRGCKVQVEDLLLAIESTAADETSGATPAHGPGAVDDAPAGGGIVHATDGGAAPSGQAVSGRIVPPGTRPLPAPGTAPETVAAGGSSSQAMAGGAVAAGVLPARQGARPTRRIVLPPRTFTSGLAAQAAARESARRAGGPLGPPTRNAALPTRFDYPDETFDAIVAWDIFNYYEAGTMRLMASEARRILRPGGLLFGYFHARRPDGPDTPRRYRILDEGRVARDDQPGPPLSRHVYQNRDLEKMFAGLTIVELYFLKNSTRELLMEKKTARSDGSRTLVRPATPKPRFTIE, encoded by the coding sequence ATGCTCCATCTGTTTCGCAAGTCCGGATCACGCGACGGATCGCCGATCGACGGATCGGAAGGTCCGATTGTGGCGTCGCACATCCTTCCGAAGTTCCTCAAGCGCCTGCGCCCGATGGAGAAGCCGCGGCTTCTGGACCTGGGGCGCCTGTGCGGCGTCAACATCGAGTTCTTCGCGCAGCGCGGCTGCAAGGTGCAGGTCGAGGACCTTCTCCTCGCGATCGAATCGACCGCGGCGGACGAGACCTCCGGCGCGACGCCGGCGCATGGGCCCGGCGCGGTCGACGACGCCCCCGCCGGGGGCGGCATCGTGCACGCGACCGACGGCGGTGCCGCGCCCTCCGGGCAGGCCGTATCCGGTCGGATCGTCCCGCCCGGCACGCGGCCCCTTCCCGCACCCGGCACCGCGCCGGAGACGGTCGCGGCCGGCGGCTCCTCCTCCCAGGCGATGGCCGGAGGGGCGGTGGCCGCAGGCGTCCTGCCTGCACGGCAGGGGGCGCGACCGACGCGCCGGATCGTGCTGCCGCCCCGCACCTTCACGTCCGGCCTCGCGGCCCAGGCCGCGGCACGGGAGTCGGCGCGACGCGCGGGGGGACCTCTGGGGCCGCCCACCCGAAACGCCGCCCTGCCGACGAGGTTCGACTATCCCGACGAAACGTTCGACGCGATCGTCGCCTGGGACATCTTCAACTACTACGAGGCGGGCACCATGCGCCTGATGGCGTCCGAAGCGCGCCGCATCCTGCGCCCGGGTGGCCTGCTCTTCGGATACTTCCACGCCCGGCGGCCGGACGGCCCCGACACGCCGCGACGCTACCGCATCCTGGACGAGGGGCGCGTGGCGCGCGACGACCAGCCGGGGCCGCCCCTGTCGCGCCACGTCTACCAGAACCGCGACCTCGAGAAGATGTTCGCGGGGCTGACCATCGTGGAGCTGTACTTCCTGAAGAACTCGACGCGCGAGCTGCTGATGGAGAAGAAGACGGCGCGCTCGGACGGGAGCCGCACCCTGGTCCGCCCCGCCACGCCCAAGCCCCGGTTCACCATCGAGTAG
- a CDS encoding alginate export family protein: MKKLLFVMVLALGAVALMAPPAMAQDEKPFTLHGEVRTRGEYLDNTQDFDDDDTSDEGLAWPYRVRIAAEGHFAKNITAWIEFQNSGVFGGDEGPFKNGSGEVDFGNQAQLYQGNITLNELWSKKFSLRIGRQEIVAGTELLLGDLDFYAGISHDGGVGNWKFDKWNLMVWYTRPSEGSGFNGDFGIFPPDQVFVNNCPNCSTVHFLGGYANWTVAKNQGIDVYLMSIADRSDGANFQTLGGRYSHDVSGKNGLFWNVELAVQTGQVESELIGGTADIDAGGSVLEGWIGWNFKTGKNNHRIYARYTSASGDDDPTDDSFDAFVPLFGDFHNRLGHGDFLQVSGSPTQLGGGAADDLGVNAFALGWTGQFGDRSELGAEFWSFSSSESDPATDEDAIGSEIDVFYNYNYSKNMTFSASLSQFTPDDLLTGGGVDDTVTRLYGNARFRF; this comes from the coding sequence ATGAAGAAGTTGCTGTTTGTCATGGTCCTCGCCCTCGGCGCGGTGGCCCTCATGGCTCCCCCGGCGATGGCGCAGGACGAGAAGCCGTTCACGCTGCACGGCGAAGTCAGGACGCGTGGCGAGTACCTGGACAACACGCAGGATTTCGATGACGACGACACCAGCGACGAAGGTCTTGCGTGGCCGTATCGCGTGCGCATCGCGGCCGAGGGGCACTTCGCCAAGAACATCACCGCCTGGATCGAATTCCAGAACTCCGGCGTGTTCGGTGGCGACGAGGGGCCGTTCAAGAACGGATCGGGCGAGGTCGATTTCGGCAACCAGGCCCAGCTCTATCAGGGGAACATCACCCTGAACGAGCTCTGGAGCAAGAAATTCAGCCTCCGGATCGGCCGCCAGGAGATCGTGGCCGGCACCGAGCTGCTCCTCGGCGACCTCGACTTCTATGCCGGCATCTCGCACGACGGGGGCGTTGGCAACTGGAAATTCGACAAGTGGAACCTGATGGTCTGGTACACGAGGCCGTCCGAAGGCAGCGGATTCAACGGTGACTTCGGCATCTTCCCGCCCGATCAGGTATTCGTCAACAACTGCCCGAATTGTTCCACGGTGCATTTCCTCGGCGGATACGCCAACTGGACGGTCGCGAAGAACCAGGGGATCGACGTCTACCTGATGAGCATCGCCGATCGCTCCGACGGCGCCAACTTCCAGACGCTGGGCGGCCGCTACTCTCATGACGTGTCGGGCAAGAACGGCCTCTTCTGGAACGTCGAGCTGGCGGTCCAGACCGGCCAGGTCGAGAGCGAACTGATCGGCGGCACCGCCGATATCGATGCGGGCGGCAGCGTGCTCGAGGGCTGGATCGGCTGGAACTTCAAGACCGGGAAGAACAATCACCGCATCTACGCCCGCTACACTTCGGCAAGCGGCGACGACGACCCGACCGACGACTCGTTCGACGCCTTCGTGCCGCTCTTCGGCGACTTCCACAACCGCCTCGGTCACGGGGACTTCCTTCAGGTTTCCGGCTCCCCCACGCAGTTGGGGGGCGGCGCCGCGGACGATCTCGGCGTCAACGCCTTCGCTCTCGGCTGGACCGGCCAGTTCGGCGATCGGTCGGAGCTGGGCGCCGAGTTCTGGAGCTTCTCGTCGTCCGAAAGCGATCCGGCCACGGACGAAGACGCTATCGGCTCCGAGATCGACGTCTTCTACAACTACAACTACAGCAAGAACATGACCTTCTCGGCCTCGCTGTCGCAGTTCACCCCGGACGACCTGCTGACCGGGGGAGGCGTGGACGACACGGTCACGCGGCTGTACGGGAACGCCCGCTTCCGGTTCTAG